The genomic interval ATCTCTACGACGGACAGGAGGCTGTCGCCGTCGGCATGGAGGCCGCAATCACCAAAAAGGACGCCATTATCACTGCTTACCGTGACCACTGTATCTTCCTCGGCCGTGGTGGGACACTCTTGGAGGTGTTTGCTGAGCTTATGGGTCGCCAGGCCGGTTGCTCAAGAGGAAAAGGAGGTTCGATgcatttttacaaaaaagaGTTTGGCTTTTATGGCGGTCACGGCATTGTTGGGGCTCAGGTCCCGCTTGGATGTGGGTTGGCTTTCGCCCAGAAGTATTCCAAGGACGAAGCTGTGTCCTTTGCTATGTACGGTGATGGTGCGGCCAATCAGGGGCAGCTCTTCGAGGCCcttaacatctctgcgctttggGATCTGCCGGCCATTTTGGTTTGCGAGAACAACCATTGTAAGCATTGCTCAAGAATTGTATTTTAAGATTGGTCTTTCGTGGGTTAGtttggttttgatttgggttctCTTTAATACAGATGGAATGGGCACTGCCGAGTGGAGAGCAGCTAAGAGCCCGGCGTATTACAAGCGTGGGGACTATGTTCCTGGCTTGAAGGTGAGGCTAGTAAATTCGTGATCATCTTTTTGTTGATTCTGTATTACGCTGCATTCAAATTTTATTGTCTTTCTGGGTTTTGTCCACACTTTTCCAGCTGAAAAGAGTTGTTGGAAATTGAAATTGCATATTTAGCAAAGCTACAATGCATTGCATCACTGAAAAATACCACTTGTTGAAATGGATTTAGTTGGAATAGTTGGTGGAGAATGTTGGACGGTTGCTACTAGTTAAAATGGAGTTAGTTGGGATAGAAACAAATTTGTAGCGCTTGTTTACTTGTTAAGGCCATTCACTTTATTTCTGTTGCCCACTAGTTTCAAAGCTACTTTTCTTTTTTCCATTTTCCCTCTCCGTTATATCCTTTTTTTTGCCTCGTTCATTAGTCATGCAGTTTAATAGGGAGATTATACGTGTTTTTTATTACAGGTTTTTTGGTTCGAATAATTTTGCTTTATACAAGTTAAAGCAGTTCTTATGCCCTTTATTTGTTGTGCAAATGcttgtcctttttttttttaatttcaattgTGATGAGGTGATATATAGGCTTGAAAATATGCTGTAGCTTGTATGGGTGCACCGCAAATCGTAGCTACTCAACTATTTGCTCTAGTAACTGGGGTATTCAGTCAACGATACATGATCTATATTCTCTTTTGAACAGGTTGATGGCATGGATGCCCTTGCGGTGAAACAGGCATGCAAATTCGCGAAAGAGCACGCTTTGAAGAACGGACCAATTGTGAGTTATTGCTAGTGTTCTCTAACTTTCTTGCAAAAGAAACATGTAGTCGATACTGGATAGTATTATCAGATTATTTAAAGGATACAAAAAAGAATTTATTGCTCCAGTACTATTGCTGGCAACTCAAAGGTTTCCAAACACAGAAAAGCTTTGCGGTTGTTCTaggttgtttttcttcttatgtTCTGCAGCTGAAAGTATAGAATTTAGGGACATTTGCTTGTTTTAAAGTGCATGGGTCTAGGGTTAGTTTCGGGTCATAATTCATTAAAATCTGTAGTATTGGTTGGGCAAGTAGATtgttaatagttttttaatgaGGAGTGAGTTTAACCTTAATTATTGTCTATTTAAATAAATGTTCAATAATAGTTGattgataacatgaacatgCATTAGTAAGTAACATGCCATGAATGAAATCCTACACAATTATTCATTAATCATTAAAAAACAATGAAAaccaaatttcaaaattcaaaattgaaatcaaaattcaaaattaatgaTCATCTTTTAATCATCAttatctaaataaaataaatcaaaactgTAGTTCCTGCATGACTTGTTGTAGATAAGTATGAGACTCTGGTTTGAGAAATGGAATCGGGTAACAAGGTGTACGCTACAAcaataagaagaaaaactttataatatatcaTAAAACTCATAATATTCATATACTAAATTCATAAAAGGTTGAAGTTCTAATGAAAATTCCTAACTTGGAGGAAtggtaaaaatctaaatatataaaGAAGACATTTTCTTAGTTCCAACACTAGCTTAGGAGCTGCCTTGACTTTGAGAAAGAGTGAAGAAGGAGATAGCTCTTCAGGGAGACGAACAGTGGGAGTGGCTGCAGTGACTCTGTTAAGATTTATTGTGACTTAGAGGCGGAAGGGACGTCGTATGCCTCGATGGTTTAAGATTTTTAGGCTTTCATTTATCTTTCCTATTCTATTTATTGAAAATCTGTTAATAAAAGACTCAAACTAAAGCCCATTCAAGTCATTTAAAAGCCTAAAAATAGCTCTGAAATAAAGCCCAAGGGAGCCCACAATACAACAGCCCTAACACACAAAGCCAAGCCCAAGGCTGAGGTGTGTGTCTCATACGCCTCATCAGTGTGCGGCGTATGCCTCAATAGCAACAGCTGAGGCGTAGCCTCATGTACATTTTTGGACCACCCCTCGAATGGATTTGAAAACAATGATGAGACTATGCACTGGTAATTTAAGCTCTTATATGCAGCACCATATAGAGTAGAAAAATGACAAGgaaattgtattttcttaagtatATTGGATCCATGAGATGATGTGAGTAAGAGCTTAATTTGATGAGTTTTCTTTGCAGAATTTTGCACTTtacatatagaaaaatatagacTATGCTTTGAAAACCAATCTGAGGATGTAAATTGTGTGATTCAATTCAAATATTTGGAACATATTTACTGCCATTTTAAGTCTATGCTCCTTTGGATAAATGTTTTTTCAAAGCCACATGTtatgtttattaaaaaatagaaagcAAAAAAGATCTCTTAGGCATTGTATCTTCATGTATAAACCTCCAAACAATCCCAGACAGAGTTGATGTAGGCTCTTCACAGTACACCCCTTCTATAGCTGACATATCCAGAAGACCACTTTGTGGCGGTCCATTCTAGGCTTCTCCAGTTATTCCCCTTTCTGCAGCTCACCACTTCTGTGGGCCTCCTCTTTCATAATGTGAGTCCCAATAGAGGATGCTTCTCTAATACCATTTGATTACTTGTGAGTTCTTTTAAAAATTTGGACCATTACTTGTGAGTTCTAAGACTAGCGTATTTGAGGAGGGTGAGCAAGTGATTATAAACAACCAACAGATTCTATATCTAGTCGATGTGGAATCCCAACACCTTTGCACTTGAATTTTACCCCATCTGGTCTTGTCACTctcccatttatttttgttatgcaagtatgtttaaatttttgtaagGTTACTCCACATGTTTGTGAAGTTTCCTTGTatagaaatactatgttctatTTATTCTGTATAATGTGAATCTGAATGACTTAGAATATTTGCCTTGGTTTCTTTTCTAGCGTCATTGGTACTTTGTGTCTCTCTTGGCCTTTTCCTCTCTATAGAATTTTTTGGTTAACCTATGTAAtatctttgtaattttgttCAGATTCTCGAAATGGATACTTATAGGTACCATGGTCATTCCATGTCTGATCCTGGAAGTACCTATCGCACACGTGACGAGATCTCTGGTGTGAGACAGGTTGGTGCATGTACTTTTGAGATTTCTCTTTAGGAGATAACTTCCTTTGTGTTTGTTTGTATAATACTGAAGTgcttttctttattaatttttaggaGCGTGATCCAATTGAGAGGATAAGAAAGTTGATATTATCTCATGATATTGCTACTGAGAAGGATCTCAAGGTAAGTAATTCCTTTCTCTTTTTCTGCCCTTTATCATTTCGCTGgaaattgtttgtttgttttttattcatttggaaaatgataatgataataatgataatagtaagaagaagaaagagtgaATTTGATTTTTTACTCCCCAAACTATTATCACTATCTTATTATGCCCCCACGAACTTTCACGTTGTTTTAAATACTTCTGAACTAGGTGTTTGGTACGAggtgttcaaaataatttgattataggaAATATTGTgaggtttttaaaataatttgactatAGGGAATATTATGAAAGAGAATATTATGCTTTAATTGAATTACATTGTTTGGTTGAGTATAggaatcttatatattattttaaaaaattaaaataaaaatattttttttattatatctatttaatgttaattatacataaaataaaataattatttataaaagaagtatatttattaattagtaaatattaaattttattgtatttttttattaattaaaactatatattttatcactatgttatatttaattaatataatggaatggaataattCAATCCCACCTCAACATTATCCTTCTCAAGGGTGTAGTTATATAACTAATAGAATAACATTCCAAGGTTAAGCTTTCAAAACAAACGAGGTAATGTTTCACATTATCATTTCCTTGCTAACATTAACCCattccaaatatatatattttgcttCTTCTCTTAGTTTTTTATCTAACGTGTCTAAAAGAATTTATGGCACTTTAAACAATGACGTGGTAGTGACAAGTGACCTGTCACTACCACGtgtattaatcaaataaaaataattaataattaattatacatttaaataaaatgtttatgttaatcattaatttagttcagtattattttttagtattgaatatatatttaaatttattattagttattttttatttaaataatacatGTAGCAATCATGTGACAGTTGTCACTGCCACATCATTCTATTAGCCAAGGGGCCCAATAATGTAACGATAATAGTTTAAGGGCATTTAAAACCTGAAAAGGTTCAATGGGCATAATAAGATAGTGGTAATAGCTTGggagcaaaattttaatttactcaatgataataacaataataataataataaacttgaGGAAAATTCTATGCACTGAAACATCTCTATCCGTTTattatccgaaataatttttagtcaaatttcGTCTCATAatcatgtaaattatagttatttaagacatcctgtaaaatttaagaaattcaaataagttaacacgccgaaaattgcattgaaatcGTGTGTTGCACtcgtgattattttattttatacgcgtgtaaaatagactgtttaaacattgttttctatattgtaaattattttgaatttctcaaaattttatagaatatcttaaatagctataacgtacatgaatatgaaaaaaaaatagattaaaaaattattctagatGTCGAAACAAATAGAGAGTGTATCAGTACATATCTTTTAAAGGGGTGCATTGTAAAATCACCTTAAACTTGACATCCGTCTACTTGTTTTTAGGAACCACTTTTTCTTTGTTGGTTCTCATCATTTTGTTGTTGGATGTTTTCATCGAATTCTATTTATACCCATTTCGTCTGAACTTTTTCAGTAGGTTATGGAATCTGTGGATCCAGTCCGTGGAAGTTTAACAATTTTTCCTTGTATTTTAATTACAATaaagttgaaaaatattttatatttctgAAGAACAAATAATCGAAATATGCAATGAAGCtccctaaaaaaataaatgataattatcATCCTTAAAAAATTCCAACCTTTCGTTACTGCTGATACAGTTATTCTGCTTTTACAGGATACTGAGAAGGAAGTAAGAAAAGAAGTTGACGAAGCCATTGCAAAGGCAAAGGTAACATGCATATTTCTGATTCATAATTTGATTGGTTCATTGCTCCGATCGTTATAggatgtttgattttttttctttttccattttgtttttttaggaGAGTCCAATGCCAGATACGCATGAACTCTTCACAAATATTTATGTGAAAGATGCTGGACTTGAGGTGAGATTAACATTTGACAGCTTGAAAGTGTAATTAAATTAGTAAGAAATTTTTTTCTCCATTACTCGATACTGATGAAAGTAATGTGGTTTCATTTGCCAGGTTTTTGGTCCCGATAGGAAAGAAATTAGATCTGTGCTCCCGTGAACGGAAATGAAGGGGAAATTACCCTAAACTGACCATTCTTGCCTCCTCGCTGCTTTCTCCTAAATTGGACTACACTTGTCCGCTTGccggaaaagagaaaaaaaataataataataaagcaataAGTTGTTTTTGAGTAAAAATGGTTTTTTCATCTGGTTAAGGTTAAGTATCCTTTTTGTATAGGGAATTCTTCTCAAGAAATGGGACGGGAGTTTAATTCGTGCCACCCGtcggtgtttttttttttttttttttctcacttTTGTTGGTAAGCCCACAACTTTTGCTGATTGAGGATGTAAGGCTTTTGATCCTGACATACCTGGCATGCTTTCTATAAGATTTTTTCTGTTCAATTTACTAACTTCCGGTTTAGCTTGGGTTGTATCTTCTGTAGTGATTTGCTAATCTCCAATTTTCGCCACTAGAGATGTTTGTCAGTCAAATACACGAAATTTGGGTAGTTTCGTGATGTTCATTGTCAATTCATTTTAAATTGAAAACTTCACACTAGTTCCCTGTGCCAAATTTATGATGGATTGGATACACTTAGGGATGCCACTTATCGTGCTATTAAACCAAAGCCTagtgtatttaaaataaatattgaataaaaaaaaaaaaacaaaattactcTATTAAACATTACGCATGTATTTACACGtcaattttcatttaatttttgttggaattttgtaaaattttacaaaaatgaaaaataaagctgataaaaatattttattagaagTGTATATAATGAGTAAATTTTGAACTTGGGTTATGGCCCAATAGGTACTCAATTTAGTGCGTATGAGTGAGGATTTACACACTAGGCTACCACAAGCACGCTGCCACAGTTCGTTTGATTGATCGTGCTGACCTGGGAAGTGTGGTGTCACTTTATCTTTTtggaaaaaatttatttattaaattattattttttatttaattaattcaaatagTTTTAAATGcgtttaattaattagtaagaCGATTTCTCACTTTGTATTTTCAGTATCGTTTATACGATCCCCACGATCAGAAAAATGATTTTCTTCTTGTTACTTCATTCTGTGTGTTCTTATATAATGCATCAGAACCAACATGGGAACGATATccttttttcacaaaaaaaatatatgcaatatatatatatacgattataatatatatgtatctgaGCAGTACTAGATTATTTGGTGTGATATTTCGACGGTTTTTTATCGTGCAATAGAGCTTCGATACAGTATTCTTGATCGGGTTATTTTATCTTGGGGACGATTAGGCTAATAGTCTGCTTGCAGAGTTCTAAGTAGTACCGCGAACGTCTTAAAAAGAGCGACCTAGTCCGCAACTCAACTCAAGTTTTAATTTGGTAAATTCGTTCCTTTTATTTTCTACAACAactatttttaacaattttaaaacgatttgtttctGTCATGACTACCGATGAGAATTTTGGTGTTGTTGATATAAACAAATGTTTTTCGTTTTGAGAGAAGccattttaaaatatgaaaacgGAAAATGTTATTTTTCCTCACTATGAAAAAGGTTGCTTATGTTCTGACGACTAATAAATCCGTTGTTTGTGATACTGCTAAGGATAATGAAAAACAGAAGCAAACTGCTGATTAGCAAGCTAGGTTGAGAATGATTTTTTgttcaaaaattatattttgaatgGCTTATCTGATGATTTGTATGACTACTATAATTCTAACAAAATTGCCAAGAAAATCTGAGACGCACTTCAAAAGAAATACGACACTGAGGAGGTTGGAACTAAGAAGTACGCTGTCAGTCGCTACCTCAA from Cannabis sativa cultivar Pink pepper isolate KNU-18-1 chromosome 4, ASM2916894v1, whole genome shotgun sequence carries:
- the LOC115712627 gene encoding pyruvate dehydrogenase E1 component subunit alpha-1, mitochondrial is translated as MTLSHIATSPSRSNLIRPLTAAFSCTLPLRRPISSAANGDSTTLTIETSVPFTAHNIEEPSRSVETTPKELLTFFRDMALMRRMEIAADSLYKAKLIRGFCHLYDGQEAVAVGMEAAITKKDAIITAYRDHCIFLGRGGTLLEVFAELMGRQAGCSRGKGGSMHFYKKEFGFYGGHGIVGAQVPLGCGLAFAQKYSKDEAVSFAMYGDGAANQGQLFEALNISALWDLPAILVCENNHYGMGTAEWRAAKSPAYYKRGDYVPGLKVDGMDALAVKQACKFAKEHALKNGPIILEMDTYRYHGHSMSDPGSTYRTRDEISGVRQERDPIERIRKLILSHDIATEKDLKDTEKEVRKEVDEAIAKAKESPMPDTHELFTNIYVKDAGLEVFGPDRKEIRSVLP